In Synechococcales cyanobacterium CNB, the genomic stretch CATCGTGCCGGACGCGACGAACAACCTGCTGATCCTGGCGTGCAGCGACGAGAACCTGCAGCTGGTGCGGGATTTCATCGAGGCGCTGCGGAAGGACGCGAACGCGATCCTGCGCGGGGAGCGGGTGGCGTTGATCCAGTTGAAGGCGGCGCGGGCGGTGGACGCGGTGCAGTCGATCAACAGCCTGTACGTGCAGCGTGAGAACGAGCGGCGCGGGTCGGGGAGCGTGCTGGTGGTGCCGAACCCGCGTCTGAACGCGCTGATCGTGAGCGGGACGCAGGACGACGTGAACGTGATCCGCGGGCTGGTGGAGCGGCTGGACACGAACGAGATCGCGACGGTGCAGGACGTTCGGCGGATCGAGTTGAAGTCGGCGAACGCGATCGAGGTGGTGCAGCTGATCCAGGGCGTGCTTGCGGGGCGTTCGCTGTCCGGTGCGGCGGGGGGGCAGGCGGTGCGGCTGCGGTACTTCCGCGACCAGGTGGCACAGGGGGCGGAGGGGCTTGCCGGGCGCGACATGACCGAGGCGGAGGTGGACGACTTCATCCGGGAGCAGGTGCGGATCACGCCGGACCTTCGGACGAACTCGGTGATGGTGGCCGCGCCGACGCAGATCGTCGACCTGGTGTCGGCGATCGTTTCGGACCTGGACATGAGCCGAGCGGGGTCGCGGAAGATCGAGCACTACCGGCTGGTGAACGCGGATGCGCGCGCGATGGCGCAGTTGCTGCGCGACCTGTTCAACCTGCAGCAGCAGGGCGACCGGCTGGTGCTGATCCCGACGGGGATGCCCGGGGCGGAGGACGACCCGACGCTGAGCGGCCTCGGGCGAACGAACGTGACGGCGGTGCCGGACGTTCGGCAGGAGCTCTCGATCACGATCGACGCGCGGACGAACTCGCTGCTGGTGTCGGGGACGGAGGAGTACCTGGAACTGGTGGGGGACGTGGTGCGTGAGCTGGACTCGATCCAGGCGAACGAGCGCGAGCAGATGGTCGTGCACCTTGCGAACGCGCGTGCGACGGACGTGGAGCGCACGCTGCAGGGGTACTTCCAGTCGGAGGCGGACCGGCTGCAGCGGACGCTGAGCGCGGAGATGCAAGGCTCGGCGGCGAGGCAGCTGGAGAACGAGGTGACGATCGTCGGGGACGAGAAGAGCAACAAGCTGCTGATCTCGGCGTCGCCGCGGTACCTGGACACGGTGGAGCGGATCGTGCGTGAGTTGGACGCCGCGCCGCCGCAGGTGATGATCCAGGTGCTGCTGGCGGAGGTGTCGCTGGACGCGGAGAACACGTGGGGGTTCGACGTTCGCGTGGGGGGCGACACGGGCCTGGGGAACGACGCGTACAAGATCGGGGTGTTCGCGGCTGGGACGGGGGTCTCGTCGGCGATCGGGACGCCGAACATCGCGGTGTCGTCGCTGGACTTCGAGTTGCTGATCCGCGCGCTGGAGGTGCAGGGGAAACTGGAGGTTCTGAGCCGGCCGCAGGTGACGGTGCGGAACAACGAGATCGCGCGGATTCAGGTGGGCGAGGACATCGGGCTGGTGTCGGCGTTCGACCGTTCGGACACGGGGAACGTGCGATCGGACGTGCAGCGGCGTGAGATCGGGATCATCCTGCAGGTGGTGCCGACGATCAGCCCGGACGGGTTCGTGCGGATGGACATCCGACCCGAGATTTCGACGCTGAGCCAGCGCGAGATTCAGATTTCGGAGAACCTGTCCAGCCCGGTGATCAACGTTCGCAAGGTGGAGACGACGGTGGCGGTGATGGACGGGCAGACGGTGGTGATCGGCGGCCTGATCCAGACGACGGCGGAGGAGCGCGAGAACCGCATCCCGTTCTTCGGGCACCTGCCGGTGGTGGGCGGGCTGTTCCGCTCGAACAAGATGCTGAACCAGAAGACGGAATTGCTGGTGATCCTGACGCCTCGGATCGTGCCCGGGGGGTCGGGTTCGATCGAGCGGTACCAGCGTTTGAGCGACGGTGAGATCATGCGGATCAGCGATCCGCAGCGGGTGATCGAGGCGTTGGACGACACGGAGGTGCCGAAGCGGCTGTCGCCGCAGCCGATGGACGAGTTCCCGGCGGATGCCCCGAAGTTCCCCGCGGATGAGAGGCGGGGCGAGCCGGAGGGCGACTCGATGAGGCCGGTGTCGAGCGGCGTTGACTGGGATAGCGTTCCGCGTTTCCCGGCGGATCGGGCGCGGCGGGAGGAGATGGCCGATGACGGGCGATGATCGGCGGCTGCGGTTGGCGGTTTGTGTGGCGGCCGCCGTGCTTGCGCCGTCGGTGGCGTCGCTGACGGGGTGCGCGTCGTCGGGTACGGTGGAGGAGGATCGGAGACATGCGATCCCGCCCGCGCCGGCGGGCGCGCCGGTGTCGTACGTGACGCTGGGGGTGGACGCGCCGGTTGACGAGGACCGCAACGGCTACCCGGACACGCTGCTGGTGACGATGTATTTCTGGATCAACGGCTACCCGGTGCCGGTGCACGAGGACGGCGGTGTCCGGCTGGCGTTGACGGACACGGCGTCGGGGCGGGAACTGGCGACGTGGACGATGACGGAAGGGATGCTGGCGGCGACGCGGCGCCGCAACGCGGTGGGGCCGGTGCATCTGTTCCAGTTGGACATCCGTCAGGCGTCGACGGACCAGTTCCCTGCGACGACGACGGAACTGACGGCGGTGTTCACCCCGACGGACGGGGGGCCGAGAGCGGACACGCCGCGGCCGATCACGTTCCGGATGGGCGGCCGGTGAGGCGATACGTCAGGAAGGTTCGCGGCGCCTTAGCGCAAACTTAGCCGGAATCCGCGTGGTTTCGGGCGGGTGCTGCGCGTGGTGTGGCGCGCTGTTCGCTACGATCGTGCGATCTTCAAGGAGACACGCATGCGCACGCGGATGGGATTGTTGGGCACGGCTGCCTGGGCGGCTCTGGCGTTCGCGGTTTCGAGCGTTCCGGCGACTTCACCGGCGGTCGCGCAGGACCGCTTGGTGAAGATTGATGGTTCGAGCACGGTCTTTCCCGTGACGGAGGCGGTGGCGGAGGAGTTCCAGAACTCGACGCGGGGTCGCGTCAAGGTGACGGTCGGCATCTCGGGGACGGGCGGGGGATTCAAGAAGTTCTGCCGGGGGGAAACGGACATCTCGAACGCGTCTCGTCCGATCATGGGGGGTGAGATGGCGCTGGCGCGCGAGAACGGGGTGGAGTACTTTGAGTTGCCGATCTGCTTCGACGCGATCACGGTTGCGGTGCACAAGGACAACACGTGGGCGACCTCGATGACGGTCGAGGAGCTGAAGCGGTTGTGGGAGCCTGAAGCGCAGGGGAAGATCACGATGTGGAGCCAGGTCCGCGCCGGCTGGCCTGAGCACCGGATCGACCTGTTCGGTCCGGGGACGGATTCGGGGACGTTCGATTACTTCACCGAGGCGGTCGTGGGGAAGGCGAAGTCGAGCCGGGGCGATTTCACGGGGAGCGAGGACGACAACGTGCTGGTGCGTGGGATCGAGGGCAATCGGCACGCGCTGGGGTATCTGCCGTTCGCGTACTACGCGGAGAACACGAACCGTTTGCGCGCGGTGGCGATCGACTGGGAGCAGGACGAGCACGGTCCGATGCTGCCGGACATGGACAACGTGGTGAAGGGGCTGTACAACCCGCTGTCGCGGCCGCTCTTCCTGTACGTGAACAGGAACTCGTACGAGACGAAGCCGTGGGTGAAGCAGTTCGTGGACTTTTATCTTGAGCACGCGGCGGAACTGGCTGAGGAGGTGAAGTATCTGCCGCTGCCGGCGCGTGCCTACGAGATGGCCCGGGATCGGCTACGCTCGGGGCAGACGGGCACGGCGTTCGGCGGCGAGCCGGAGGTTGGTGTTTCGGTCGAGGAGATTCTGAGCCGCCAGCCGACGCGGTGAGGCAAGCGGGGGCGGATCGCCCCGGAGCGAGATGGTGGAGCCGCGGGAAGCCGCAGATGCCGCGAAGCCGGTCCAGCGATCGGTGCCGCACGCCGATGCAGCGGCCGTGCTGCGGTTGCGGCGGGCGGTGGTGGACCGGGCGATGCAGTGCGTGCTCGCGCTGGCTGCGGCGTCGTCGATCGCGGTGACGCTGGGGATCGTGTACATCCTGATCTCGGAGTCGGTGCCGTTCTTCCGTGCGGTGGGGGTGAAGGACTTTCTGACGGACACGATGTGGACGCCGCAGTTCGCGGTGCCGCGGTACGGGATCGTTCCGCTGCTGATGGGTACGCTGGTGACGACGATGGTCGCGCTTGCGGTGGCGTTGCCGGTGGGGAGCGTCATTGCGATCTGGCTGAGCGAGTTCGCACCGGCGCGCCTGCGCGAGACGGTGAAGCCGGTGCTGGAGTTGCTGGCGGCGGTTCCGACGGTGGTGTACGGGTATTTTGCGCTGCTCTTCGTGACGCCGCTGCTGCAGCGGATGTGGCCGGGCCTGCCGACGTTCAACATGCTGGGGGCGGGTCTGGTGATGGGGATCATGATCATCCCGTACGTGAGTTCGCTGAGCGAGGACGCGATGCGTGCGGTGCCGATGCTGCTGCGTGAGGGTTCGTTCGCGGTGGGTGGGAACAAGATCGTGACGGCGATGCGGGTGGTGTTCCCGGCGGCGTTCTCGGGGATCGCGGCGGCATACGTGCTGGGCATCTCGCGTGCGGTGGGTGAGACGATGATCGTGGCGGTGGCGGCGGGCCAGCAGCCGCTGAGCATCGACCCGGCGCGTCCGCTGGACGCCGTGAATCCCGGGCAGCCCGGGGCGACGATCACGGCGTTCATCGTGTCGGTGAGCCTGGGGGACGTGCAGCACGGGGAGATCGGGTATCAGGCGATCTTCGCGGCGGGGCTGACGCTGTTCGTGGCGACGCTGGGATTCAACGTGGCGGGGTACCTGCTCCGCAAGCGATTCAGGCAGGCGTACTGACGCATGACCCCGATTGAGCGCACCATCCGGTTCCGGCGGTACCAGGACCTCGGGTTCCAGGCGCTCGGGGCGTCGCTGACGGTGATTGCGCTGCTGGTGCTGGGGGCGTTGCTGCTCGACCTGACGAGGACCGGTCTCGGGCGGCTGTCGTGGAGTTTTCTGACATCGTTTCCGTCGCGAAAGGCGGAGCAGGCGGGCATCGCGTCGGCGATCGTCGGATCGTTCTACGTGATGCTGGTGACGGCGTTCACGGCGATCCCGCTTGGGGTGGCTGCGGGCGTGTTTCTCGAGGAATACAGCCGTCGGAACTGGTTCACGGCGATCATCGAGATCAACATCGCGAACCTTGCGGGGGTGCCGTCGATCGTGTACGGGCTGATGGCGCTCAGCTTGTTCGTGTACACGTTCGGGCTTGGCGAGAGCATCCTGGCGGGGGGGCTGACGCTGGCGTTGCTGATTCTTCCGATCGTGATCGTGGCGACGCGCGAGGCGCTGCGGTCGATCCCGCAGCACATCCGGGAGGCGGCGTACGCGATGGGTGCGACGCGGTGGCAGGTGGTGCGGCACCACCTGCTGCCGTACTCGACCGGTGGTATTGCGACGGGTGTGATCATCGCGTTGTCGCGAGCGATCGGTGAGACGGCGCCGCTGATCACGATCGGGGCGTTGACGTTCATCGCGTTCCTGCCGCCGACGCCGTTCGCGCCGCGTCCGGAGGAGGATGGCGGGGGGCTGTACGGACCGTTCGAGTGGCTGGATTCGGGGTTCACGGTGCTGCCGATCCAGATGTTCAACTGGGTGTCGAGGCCCGGGGAGGCGTTCCTTGCGAACGCGGCGGCCGCCGGGATCGTGCTGATCGTGGCTACGCTGGGACTGAACGCCCTGGCGATCGTGGTCCGCAACCGGATGAGGAGGCGGATCCGATGGTGACGGCAGGACTGGAGACGATGGACCGCCCCGTGGCACAGCAGATGGAGACTCGTGAGGCGTCGCTGCGCGAGGCGTGGTCGGCGTGGCCTGGGGTGGCGTCGGGCCGGCACGTCCCGCCGCCGATCAAGGCGGACGTTCGCGCACTGAGTTTCTGGTACGGGAGGGTGCAGGCGGTGAAGAACGTGTCGATCCCGATCGCGGATCGGCGTGTGACCGCGCTGATCGGTCCTTCGGGGTGCGGGAAGACGACACTGCTGCGGTGCTTCAACCGGATGCACGACCTGTACCGGAACACGCGGTACGCGGGGCAGATTGTGCTGCACCCGAGCGGGACGGACATCATCGACCGGCGAGTCAACCCGATCGAGATGCGGATGCGGATCGGGATGGTTTTTCAGAAGCCCAACCCGTTCCCGAAGTCGATCTTCGAGAACGTGGCGTTCGGGCTTCGGATGAAGGGTGTTCGTGGCCGGTCGGAGATCGCGGACCGTGTGGAGGCGGCGATCCGGGCGGCGGCGTTGTGGGACGAGGTGTCGGACCGGCTTCGCAAGCCGGCGTATGACCTGTCGGGCGGTCAGCAGCAGCGGCTGTGCATCGCGAGGGCGTTGGCGACGGAGCCGGAGATGGTGCTGTTCGACGAGCCGACCTCCGCGCTGGACCCGGTGGCGACGGCCCGGATCGAGGAACTGGTGCAGTCGCTGAAGGAGCGTGTGACGGTGCTGATCGTGACGCACAACATGCAGCAGGCCGGGCGTGTGTCGGACTTCACGGCGTTCATGTACCTCGGGGAGATGGTGGAGTTCGACCGGACGGAGAAGGTGTTCCAGAACCCCGGCAAGCAACTGACGGAGCAGTACATCAGCGGGCGGTTCGGGTGAGCGTGCGGCCCCGTCCGGGGGCGGTTTGCGGGGGAAGCGGGGGGCAGTTCGGCAGTCGCGGCCCGTTGTTGCCGATACCTTCGCCTACTATCCCGGAATGCCCGGGGGCGACCGTGCGGCCGTCCTCCGGCCCTCCCACAGGGATTCGTGATGAGCCTCCCGCCCAGAGCCGTGTCCCCCTCCGTGAACGGGTGGAACGCCCCCTACCTCGACGCTGAGTACGAGCGGTACCGGCGCGACCCTGGGTCGGTGTCGCCCGAGTCGCGGGCGTTCTTTGCCGGGTTCGAGTTGGCATTGGCGGGTTCTCCGCCGTCGTCGTCGGTGCAGCAGCCGGCGGTCGGGCACGCCTCGCCGTTCCAAGTCGCGGTGGACCGCTTGATCGAGTCGTACCGGGTGATGGGGCACATGGCGGCGCGGCTGGACCCGTTCGGTCGTGAGAGGGAGCGGCCGGTCGCTCTTTCGCTGGGGCACCACGGGTTGAGCGAGGCGGACCTTGACCGGCCCGCGGACGCGAGCGCGATCGGGATGGCGGCGGCGACCCCGCTGCGTGAGATCGTTGCGAGGCTGGAGGAGACGTACTGCGGCTCGACGGGCGCGGAGTTCATGCACATCCAGACGGTGGAGGAGCGTGAGTGGCTGCTGGCGTGGTTCGAGAGCCGTCGCGGCCGGATCGAGTTGACGCATGGTGAGCGTGCGCACGTTCTGGCGCAGTTGCTGGCGTCGGAGCAGTTCGAGAACTTCACGGCGAAGCGTTACCCCGGGGACAAACGGTTCAGCCTGGAGGGTGGCGAGTCGCTGATCCCGCTGCTGGACCGGCTCGCGGAAGCGAGCACGGAGCTCGGGGTCGAGGAGATCGTGCTCGGGATGGCGCACCGCGGGCGTCTGAACGTGCTGAACAACATCCTGGGGAAGACTTACGCGCAGATTTTCACGGAGTTCGAGGACAACTGGGAGCAGGACTTCGCGGACGGTGGCGGGGACGTGAAGTACCACCGGGGCTACTCCGGTACGCGGCAGTTCGGGAACGGCCGGATGCTGCACCTTGCGATGGCGAGCAACCCGAGCCACCTGGAGGCGGTGGACCCGATCGTGCTGGGGCGGTGCCGGGCGAAGCAGCGTCTGCGGGGTGACACGGAACGGCGTCGGGTGATCCCCGCGCTGGTGCACGGCGACGCGGCGATCGCGGGGCAGGGGATCGTGGCGGAGTGCCTGAACCTGTCGCAGCTGGAGGGGTACACGACGGGGGGGACAATCCACGTGGTCGTGAACAACATGATCGGGTTCACGACGCTG encodes the following:
- the pstB gene encoding phosphate ABC transporter ATP-binding protein is translated as METREASLREAWSAWPGVASGRHVPPPIKADVRALSFWYGRVQAVKNVSIPIADRRVTALIGPSGCGKTTLLRCFNRMHDLYRNTRYAGQIVLHPSGTDIIDRRVNPIEMRMRIGMVFQKPNPFPKSIFENVAFGLRMKGVRGRSEIADRVEAAIRAAALWDEVSDRLRKPAYDLSGGQQQRLCIARALATEPEMVLFDEPTSALDPVATARIEELVQSLKERVTVLIVTHNMQQAGRVSDFTAFMYLGEMVEFDRTEKVFQNPGKQLTEQYISGRFG
- a CDS encoding PstS family phosphate ABC transporter substrate-binding protein, which encodes MGLLGTAAWAALAFAVSSVPATSPAVAQDRLVKIDGSSTVFPVTEAVAEEFQNSTRGRVKVTVGISGTGGGFKKFCRGETDISNASRPIMGGEMALARENGVEYFELPICFDAITVAVHKDNTWATSMTVEELKRLWEPEAQGKITMWSQVRAGWPEHRIDLFGPGTDSGTFDYFTEAVVGKAKSSRGDFTGSEDDNVLVRGIEGNRHALGYLPFAYYAENTNRLRAVAIDWEQDEHGPMLPDMDNVVKGLYNPLSRPLFLYVNRNSYETKPWVKQFVDFYLEHAAELAEEVKYLPLPARAYEMARDRLRSGQTGTAFGGEPEVGVSVEEILSRQPTR
- the pstC gene encoding phosphate ABC transporter permease subunit PstC codes for the protein MVEPREAADAAKPVQRSVPHADAAAVLRLRRAVVDRAMQCVLALAAASSIAVTLGIVYILISESVPFFRAVGVKDFLTDTMWTPQFAVPRYGIVPLLMGTLVTTMVALAVALPVGSVIAIWLSEFAPARLRETVKPVLELLAAVPTVVYGYFALLFVTPLLQRMWPGLPTFNMLGAGLVMGIMIIPYVSSLSEDAMRAVPMLLREGSFAVGGNKIVTAMRVVFPAAFSGIAAAYVLGISRAVGETMIVAVAAGQQPLSIDPARPLDAVNPGQPGATITAFIVSVSLGDVQHGEIGYQAIFAAGLTLFVATLGFNVAGYLLRKRFRQAY
- the pstA gene encoding phosphate ABC transporter permease PstA; the encoded protein is MTPIERTIRFRRYQDLGFQALGASLTVIALLVLGALLLDLTRTGLGRLSWSFLTSFPSRKAEQAGIASAIVGSFYVMLVTAFTAIPLGVAAGVFLEEYSRRNWFTAIIEINIANLAGVPSIVYGLMALSLFVYTFGLGESILAGGLTLALLILPIVIVATREALRSIPQHIREAAYAMGATRWQVVRHHLLPYSTGGIATGVIIALSRAIGETAPLITIGALTFIAFLPPTPFAPRPEEDGGGLYGPFEWLDSGFTVLPIQMFNWVSRPGEAFLANAAAAGIVLIVATLGLNALAIVVRNRMRRRIRW